A part of Bacteroidota bacterium genomic DNA contains:
- a CDS encoding DUF523 domain-containing protein: MTDRNYLKQLRVPSKEEPLRILMSACLAGITCGYDGTANGEYPSALKLLTYPTAKIVKFCPEEFSFGSPREMCDIHGGTGFDVLDGKAKLLSESGKDWSEGIIKAAEKMLALAKAENIELAVMMDMSGACGSQVIYNGNRFSENKVYQIGAGVCTALLIRNGFKVISQRDYASLEILYSKINPSHQIDENKIDHHEIAWYKEYFKIQP, translated from the coding sequence ATGACAGACCGAAACTATTTAAAACAATTAAGAGTACCCAGCAAAGAAGAACCATTAAGAATATTAATGAGTGCCTGTTTAGCCGGTATCACGTGCGGTTACGATGGAACTGCCAATGGAGAATATCCAAGTGCATTAAAGTTACTCACGTATCCCACCGCCAAAATCGTAAAATTTTGTCCCGAAGAATTTTCATTTGGCAGTCCGCGTGAAATGTGCGATATACATGGAGGAACAGGATTTGATGTACTGGATGGAAAAGCCAAACTCTTAAGTGAAAGTGGTAAAGATTGGAGTGAGGGCATTATTAAAGCGGCAGAAAAAATGTTAGCACTTGCAAAAGCTGAAAACATTGAACTGGCTGTTATGATGGATATGAGCGGAGCATGCGGTAGTCAGGTTATTTATAATGGCAATCGCTTTTCCGAAAACAAAGTGTATCAAATTGGAGCCGGCGTTTGTACAGCCCTCCTAATACGAAACGGATTTAAAGTGATTAGTCAGCGTGATTATGCTTCTCTTGAAATTCTTTATTCTAAAATAAACCCTAGTCATCAAATTGATGAAAATAAAATCGATCACCACGAAATTGCCTGGTATAAGGAGTATTTTAAGATTCAACCCTAA
- a CDS encoding glycine--tRNA ligase, producing MSQKPEDFFKNVISHCKEYGYIFPSSEIYDGLSAVYDYGQYGAELKKNIREYWWRAMVQMHENIVGIDAAIFMHPTTWKASGHVDAFNDPLIDNKDSKKRYRADVLIEEHVVKIEDKINKEVEKAAKRFENFDEAMFRSTNARVKEYQDKIDSINNRFKNAMDKGDLAEVKQIIVDCEIVCPISGSRNWTDVRQFNLMFSTSMGSVAEEGNTIYLRPETAQGIFVNFLNVQKTGRMKIPFGIAQTGKAFRNEIVARQFIFRMREFEQMEMQFFVRPGTEMEWYEYWKKARLKWHQSLGLGNEKYKYHDHLKLAHYANAACDIEFAFPFGFKELEGIHSRTDFDLKQHEQFSGKKLQYFDPELNQNYVPYVVETSVGLDRLFLAILSAGLKEEELEGGDKRTVLNLPPALAPIKAAILPLVKKDGLPELAEKIMKELMFDHIVTYDEKDTVGRRYRRQDAIGTPYCITVDHDSLNDNSVTIRERDTMKQERVKISELARILDEKVSLKSLLKQL from the coding sequence ATGTCACAGAAGCCTGAAGATTTTTTTAAGAATGTTATCTCTCATTGTAAAGAGTACGGTTATATTTTCCCATCCAGCGAAATTTATGACGGACTAAGTGCCGTTTACGATTATGGTCAATATGGTGCCGAATTAAAGAAAAACATCCGTGAATACTGGTGGCGTGCCATGGTACAAATGCACGAAAACATTGTTGGTATCGATGCGGCCATTTTCATGCACCCAACTACCTGGAAAGCCAGCGGACACGTAGACGCTTTTAACGATCCATTAATCGATAACAAAGACAGTAAAAAACGTTACCGTGCTGATGTGCTTATTGAAGAGCATGTGGTAAAGATTGAGGATAAGATTAATAAAGAAGTTGAAAAAGCGGCTAAACGCTTCGAGAATTTTGATGAAGCCATGTTCCGCAGCACCAATGCACGTGTAAAGGAATATCAGGATAAAATTGACAGTATTAATAACCGTTTTAAAAACGCCATGGACAAAGGCGATTTAGCGGAGGTAAAACAAATTATTGTTGACTGTGAAATTGTTTGTCCGATTAGCGGAAGCCGTAATTGGACGGACGTTAGACAGTTTAATTTAATGTTCTCAACCAGCATGGGCTCGGTAGCTGAAGAAGGTAACACCATTTATCTTCGTCCGGAAACCGCACAGGGTATTTTCGTTAACTTCCTGAATGTGCAAAAAACCGGACGCATGAAAATTCCGTTTGGTATTGCTCAAACCGGTAAAGCTTTCCGTAATGAGATTGTAGCCCGCCAGTTTATTTTCCGCATGCGCGAATTCGAACAAATGGAAATGCAGTTTTTTGTTCGTCCGGGTACTGAAATGGAATGGTACGAATACTGGAAAAAAGCACGTTTAAAATGGCATCAAAGTTTAGGATTAGGGAATGAAAAATATAAGTATCACGATCATTTAAAACTGGCGCATTATGCAAACGCTGCTTGTGATATTGAATTTGCTTTTCCGTTTGGATTTAAAGAATTAGAAGGTATTCACTCACGCACCGATTTCGATTTAAAACAGCACGAACAATTCAGTGGAAAAAAATTACAATACTTCGATCCTGAATTAAATCAGAATTATGTGCCTTATGTTGTAGAAACATCTGTTGGTCTGGATCGTTTATTCTTAGCCATATTAAGTGCGGGATTAAAAGAAGAAGAATTAGAAGGCGGAGATAAGCGCACCGTTTTAAACTTACCTCCTGCTCTCGCCCCAATAAAAGCCGCTATTTTACCATTAGTAAAAAAGGACGGTTTACCGGAGTTAGCAGAGAAAATCATGAAAGAATTAATGTTCGATCATATTGTTACTTACGACGAAAAAGATACTGTAGGTCGCCGTTACAGACGACAAGATGCCATCGGTACACCATATTGTATTACGGTTGATCATGATAGTTTAAATGACAACAGCGTTACGATTCGAGAACGTGATACCATGAAACAAGAACGCGTAAAAATCAGCGAACTTGCCAGAATTCTGGATGAAAAAGTAAGTCTGAAAAGTTTACTCAAACAATTATAA
- a CDS encoding peptidyl-prolyl cis-trans isomerase, which yields MKKVILLLLFPFILLAQSPGTEEMKQRAKEDIEGYRRKVLRGESFGSLAALYSDDSGSAKNGGIYKNVVKGMMVKEFEDVAFSLKPGDVSEVFETKYGFHFIQLIARRGDELDLRHILVIPK from the coding sequence ATGAAAAAAGTCATATTACTTTTGTTATTTCCTTTTATACTGTTGGCGCAAAGTCCGGGAACGGAGGAAATGAAACAACGTGCCAAAGAGGATATTGAAGGGTATCGTAGGAAAGTTTTGAGAGGGGAATCTTTTGGAAGTCTTGCCGCGTTGTATAGTGACGATTCCGGTTCCGCGAAAAATGGGGGTATTTATAAAAATGTGGTAAAGGGAATGATGGTGAAGGAATTTGAAGATGTAGCTTTCAGTTTAAAACCGGGAGATGTTTCTGAAGTTTTTGAAACTAAATATGGTTTTCATTTTATTCAACTCATAGCCCGCAGAGGAGATGAATTAGATTTAAGACACATCTTGGTTATTCCTAAATAG
- a CDS encoding PKD domain-containing protein: protein MKPKHLFLLIAVSPALLTNCKKKELPTDNETNDPQFYFSAQVNNVPVEFKAGVDNYYMYSSYEQDVNNLYGFKANLKSHNCSGVCPNSIEIQINDHRISAYNGTSGADSAFMYKFYPFMAGNPMPVLHNVQFYSLFNKYSTNYLWNFGDGATSTMPNTSHVFRTGQYNVCLSVQDTAGCTNSVCNMQSFGNTGADCRTSITASSTSTLTATFTHSTLGVPPYNFLWNFGDGNTSNMAIPSHSYALQGRYPVSLRVIDAVNDTAVAHLNYLTPNGLDCTTNYLIVGVTPIQNPKGYSNIIIKYTDAAGNVYTSDDFGQPANSYFKIIGVENYENNGNGQKTKKLTLEFSCKVFSATGSLTIEKGKAVVAVAYK from the coding sequence ATGAAACCAAAACACCTGTTCCTTTTAATTGCAGTAAGCCCCGCCCTATTAACGAACTGTAAGAAAAAGGAATTACCCACCGACAACGAAACCAACGACCCGCAGTTTTATTTTTCTGCGCAAGTAAACAATGTACCTGTTGAATTTAAAGCAGGCGTTGATAATTATTACATGTACTCTTCATATGAGCAAGATGTAAATAACTTATACGGATTTAAAGCCAATTTAAAATCGCACAATTGCAGTGGTGTTTGTCCAAACAGCATCGAGATACAAATTAATGATCATCGCATCAGTGCTTATAATGGAACATCCGGTGCCGATTCGGCTTTCATGTATAAATTTTATCCGTTTATGGCGGGTAATCCCATGCCGGTGTTACACAATGTTCAATTTTACTCCCTCTTCAATAAATATTCTACCAATTACTTATGGAACTTTGGGGATGGCGCTACTTCTACCATGCCTAACACATCCCATGTTTTCAGAACCGGACAATACAATGTTTGCTTAAGTGTTCAGGATACCGCAGGTTGTACGAACTCTGTATGTAACATGCAAAGTTTCGGAAATACCGGTGCTGATTGTCGTACTTCCATAACTGCCAGCTCTACTTCTACTCTTACCGCTACATTTACGCATTCAACTTTAGGTGTGCCGCCTTATAATTTTTTATGGAATTTCGGTGATGGTAATACATCCAATATGGCTATTCCTTCGCATAGCTACGCATTGCAAGGACGATACCCTGTAAGTTTACGTGTTATTGATGCCGTAAATGATACCGCGGTTGCACATCTTAATTACTTAACGCCAAACGGACTCGATTGCACCACCAATTATTTAATAGTTGGTGTAACCCCAATCCAAAATCCAAAAGGCTATTCTAATATTATTATTAAATATACCGATGCAGCAGGTAATGTTTATACTTCTGATGATTTTGGTCAACCTGCAAACAGTTATTTTAAAATTATTGGAGTTGAGAATTATGAGAACAATGGTAACGGACAAAAAACAAAGAAGTTAACCTTAGAGTTTAGCTGTAAGGTATTTAGCGCAACAGGCTCATTAACAATAGAAAAAGGTAAAGCTGTTGTAGCTGTGGCATATAAATAA
- a CDS encoding DUF1801 domain-containing protein → MTPNTNTKQVDQYLIDGCGRCKLYKTPQCKVHTWSTELKVLRAIIQDCGLTEELKWSVPCYTFENKNVLILAAFKDYCSVSFFKGALLKDAKKLLSSPGENSQAARQFRFTSVKEIEKLSTNIKAYIKEAIELEKQGKKIEFKQTSEDLMIEELESAFKKNASLKKAFYALTPGRQRGYLLFFSQAKQSATRASRIEKCTAAILKGKGLND, encoded by the coding sequence ATGACACCTAATACCAATACCAAACAAGTTGATCAATACCTTATTGATGGCTGTGGCAGATGTAAGCTTTACAAAACTCCACAATGTAAAGTCCATACCTGGTCCACCGAGTTAAAAGTATTAAGAGCAATAATACAAGACTGTGGGCTCACCGAAGAATTAAAATGGAGTGTACCATGTTATACATTCGAAAACAAAAACGTTTTGATATTAGCGGCTTTTAAAGATTATTGCTCTGTTAGTTTTTTTAAAGGCGCGCTTTTAAAAGATGCTAAAAAACTTTTGAGTTCTCCAGGTGAAAACTCACAAGCTGCTCGTCAGTTTAGATTTACCAGCGTAAAAGAAATTGAAAAACTTTCCACCAACATTAAAGCTTATATTAAGGAAGCCATCGAATTAGAAAAACAAGGAAAGAAAATTGAATTCAAACAAACTTCAGAGGATTTAATGATTGAGGAACTGGAAAGCGCTTTCAAGAAAAACGCCTCACTTAAAAAAGCTTTCTATGCTTTAACTCCAGGCCGACAAAGAGGTTACTTGTTATTTTTCTCTCAGGCTAAACAATCTGCCACACGTGCTTCGCGCATTGAGAAATGTACCGCCGCTATTCTTAAAGGTAAGGGCTTGAACGATTAA
- a CDS encoding acyl-CoA desaturase, with protein sequence MDYKDVKYKKEEKDSFFYTVNKRVNDYFVSNKISKKTNAFGIFKAILFLVAFAVTYTFILRANGNSPLLLTCFALLGFIQICLVLNLGHEGVHSSFSNNRIINHLFTYTFDLLGSSGYLWKMRHVYSHHPNPMVPEHDVDIQQTGMLTFQPLENPPPSYKYQKIYAPMLYCFYSLNAILRRDWTDFFSYKIGSKEVKHSTAQVISFIVSKIIYFSYALVLPLIFSGCSWPIVLLGFFFMHVVASLAAATALFPAHLYEESIFPEPDKNGDMKSTWAEHQMSVTMDFGTKWPFASFFFGGINYHAVHHLFPAMAHVHFPEVRKIMVETAAEYNIPYRHMPTLSQAMVSHWKLLRKNGVAQLNEIF encoded by the coding sequence ATGGACTATAAAGACGTAAAATATAAGAAGGAAGAAAAAGACAGTTTTTTTTATACCGTTAACAAACGCGTAAACGATTATTTCGTTTCAAATAAAATTTCCAAAAAAACTAACGCCTTTGGCATTTTTAAAGCAATTCTTTTTTTAGTTGCTTTTGCGGTTACTTATACTTTTATCCTACGTGCCAACGGTAATTCACCATTACTTTTAACTTGCTTTGCATTGTTGGGATTTATACAAATTTGTCTGGTACTTAATCTCGGCCATGAAGGTGTACATAGCTCATTTTCTAATAATAGAATCATTAATCATCTTTTTACTTATACGTTTGATTTGTTAGGTTCTTCCGGTTATTTATGGAAAATGCGTCATGTTTATTCGCATCATCCTAACCCTATGGTACCGGAACATGATGTGGATATACAGCAAACAGGCATGCTAACATTTCAGCCACTTGAAAATCCTCCTCCAAGTTATAAATACCAAAAAATTTACGCCCCTATGCTTTATTGTTTTTATTCGCTGAATGCAATTTTAAGAAGAGACTGGACCGATTTCTTCTCTTATAAAATTGGGTCTAAAGAAGTAAAACACTCTACAGCGCAAGTGATTTCATTCATCGTTTCGAAAATAATTTATTTCAGCTATGCCCTAGTTCTTCCATTAATTTTTTCGGGGTGCAGCTGGCCAATCGTTTTGTTAGGATTCTTTTTCATGCATGTTGTAGCAAGTTTAGCAGCAGCAACAGCTTTATTTCCTGCTCATTTATATGAGGAATCTATTTTTCCCGAGCCGGATAAAAATGGCGATATGAAATCCACATGGGCCGAGCATCAAATGAGTGTAACCATGGATTTTGGTACTAAATGGCCTTTTGCAAGTTTCTTTTTTGGAGGAATTAACTATCACGCGGTGCATCATTTGTTTCCTGCTATGGCACATGTTCATTTTCCTGAAGTAAGAAAAATCATGGTAGAAACTGCCGCCGAATACAATATTCCATATCGCCACATGCCAACGTTATCGCAAGCCATGGTTTCTCATTGGAAACTACTTCGAAAAAACGGCGTTGCGCAATTGAATGAGATTTTTTAA